In one window of Pseudodesulfovibrio sediminis DNA:
- a CDS encoding phage regulatory CII family protein, which translates to MDTQGLADLDAIDAFKLAIEQSPKDLQTIAKEMEWSGSYVRRVFSTENFFPSIIYLPRFCHVVGNSLVLQWLQAKVMTYGIPKVDRDVNCENLAFRIANIFGEVGDLGRKGQEAVADGVLDQGEVRTLINETKDILTEGYELIADLRILERDLAAEGKGASA; encoded by the coding sequence ATGGATACACAAGGGCTGGCCGATTTGGACGCCATCGATGCTTTCAAATTAGCTATAGAGCAATCACCAAAGGACCTTCAGACCATCGCCAAAGAGATGGAATGGAGCGGATCATATGTCCGGCGAGTTTTCAGCACAGAAAACTTTTTCCCGTCGATAATATATCTCCCCAGATTCTGCCATGTGGTCGGCAACAGCTTGGTCCTGCAATGGCTCCAAGCCAAGGTCATGACCTACGGCATCCCAAAGGTTGACCGAGATGTGAACTGTGAAAATCTCGCTTTTCGTATTGCAAACATTTTCGGAGAAGTTGGCGACCTCGGACGCAAAGGGCAGGAAGCCGTCGCGGACGGAGTTCTTGACCAAGGAGAAGTCAGAACACTCATAAACGAGACAAAGGACATCCTGACAGAAGGCTATGAGCTTATCGCCGATCTGCGAATCCTCGAGCGGGATCTCGCAGCAGAAGGAAAAGGGGCTTCAGCATGA
- a CDS encoding helix-turn-helix transcriptional regulator, with the protein MENALEQYRQRHGLSYADLARMVGTDRSTVMRHCKAASVPEASVVRYYAKLQIPIEDLQPQLFKGETKS; encoded by the coding sequence ATGGAAAACGCACTTGAACAATATCGACAGAGGCACGGACTTAGTTATGCGGACCTAGCTCGCATGGTCGGGACCGACCGATCCACCGTCATGAGGCACTGCAAGGCAGCGTCTGTGCCGGAGGCTTCGGTCGTCCGTTACTACGCAAAATTGCAGATCCCCATTGAGGATCTGCAACCCCAATTATTCAAGGGCGAGACTAAGTCCTAG
- a CDS encoding helix-turn-helix domain-containing protein — protein sequence MEHWLKMGAACEACNIHRDTMRKWCRDGVVTARQIPAGKRKDWRILESSLPIHSNELESKALTLLQRAGL from the coding sequence ATGGAACATTGGTTGAAAATGGGGGCGGCATGCGAGGCGTGCAACATACACCGTGACACCATGCGCAAATGGTGCCGGGATGGTGTTGTCACAGCCAGACAGATTCCCGCCGGGAAAAGAAAGGATTGGCGAATCCTTGAAAGCTCCCTCCCCATTCATTCCAACGAACTGGAAAGCAAAGCCCTCACCCTGTTGCAAAGGGCCGGGCTGTGA
- a CDS encoding tyrosine-type recombinase/integrase, giving the protein MGVSRKPFKVAGRNGYYYKIDGKRLTLSTRDFVEASRLLKIIRTAYLEGKVRRITGECSKNLGQFADEFEVWALDTQPSKTFKANRLALRKIIEIEGRNVRLDRLTLKTMDELKRKNRKLKPSSINNYLRHSKAVMNKAVEWGYLQANPFKGAKLLPQKKRVGFIEPKQITNFIKSIEDLGLRRFVVACLSTGRRRSELVELCWEDILWERKAYFIAKEKRSLCKTYPMSASFLTLLKSMKKGRGKIFTRWRHADTYTHKTKEALKAGGFGHLTLHDLRHSFSVAMLEGGGGMKALQKALGHSEFRVTADTYADVTDDGLRAAVNLVKLGPLDLFSDKK; this is encoded by the coding sequence ATGGGTGTGAGCAGGAAGCCGTTCAAGGTGGCCGGTAGAAACGGCTACTATTATAAGATTGACGGCAAGAGATTGACGTTAAGTACCCGTGATTTTGTTGAAGCCTCCCGGCTTTTGAAAATAATTAGGACCGCATATCTAGAAGGCAAGGTTCGCCGGATCACCGGGGAGTGTTCAAAAAATCTAGGTCAGTTTGCCGATGAGTTTGAGGTTTGGGCTTTGGATACACAGCCCAGCAAAACATTCAAAGCCAACCGGCTGGCCCTTCGGAAAATCATCGAGATTGAAGGACGTAACGTCCGCCTCGACAGGCTTACCCTGAAAACCATGGATGAGCTGAAGCGCAAAAATCGAAAGCTGAAGCCATCCAGCATTAACAATTACCTGCGCCACTCAAAGGCCGTTATGAATAAGGCCGTGGAGTGGGGATACCTCCAAGCCAATCCCTTCAAGGGTGCCAAGCTCCTACCCCAGAAAAAGCGGGTGGGCTTCATTGAGCCAAAACAGATTACGAATTTCATTAAGTCCATCGAAGATCTTGGGTTGCGCCGGTTCGTTGTCGCCTGCCTTTCTACTGGTCGCCGCCGGTCGGAGCTGGTGGAACTGTGCTGGGAAGACATCCTTTGGGAACGGAAAGCCTATTTCATTGCCAAGGAAAAGCGGAGCCTTTGTAAGACATACCCCATGAGCGCGTCTTTTTTGACTCTCTTGAAATCCATGAAAAAGGGTAGAGGGAAAATCTTCACCCGGTGGAGACACGCCGACACCTACACCCACAAGACCAAGGAAGCTCTGAAGGCTGGCGGCTTCGGACATCTTACTCTCCACGATCTGCGCCATTCCTTTTCTGTTGCCATGCTCGAAGGTGGTGGCGGAATGAAGGCCCTTCAGAAAGCTCTTGGCCATTCCGAGTTCCGAGTGACCGCCGATACCTATGCCGACGTCACCGATGATGGCCTACGGGCAGCGGTCAATCTCGTG